The genomic region TCATCATCATTTTTTACATCAATCTCAGCACCAGATTGAATTAGCACTCTGGCCATTGCATGGTTACCACGACGTACCGCAGTATGGAGAACCGTATCACCATGTTTTCCCTGGTCATTTACATCTGCACCACTATCAATAAGTATCTTGGCCATTACGATCAGGTCACGATTTACCGCCTCCTGCAGAGGTGTATCACCAAACCTGTTCCTATGGTTAATGTTTGCTCCATGCTTGATCAACAACTCAGCCAACTCATGATCACCCTTGAGAACAGCCTGCATCAGAGGAGAATCCCCGAAATGGTTCTCAATATTTACATCAGCACCATTCTTGATCAGCAGTTCCATCATCTCCGGGGTGCGTGCCAGATGGAGAGGCTGCTCATCATAACGGTTAACCTTGTTAATCGAGATACCCTTCTTCAGCATATTCTGCACCTGCACGATATCATTGCGCGCAACAGAATCATGAACCGAGTGGGCTGCATGCAGGGATAGCGGTGCCAACAGCAATAGAGCCAGCACTGCCCCCTTATTAAATAACATCGATAATCCTCGCATCTCCCCTCTACTCCCAGCTTCAAACAATTCTTTGTAAAGCAATACAATAGCACTGCAATTTGGTAACTGTTGATTATCTAATTTAATAACATAAAAGTCCAGCTCGCTCGATAAATATGGTGCCCGGAGCCGGAATCGAACCGGCACGATCTTTCAATCGAGGGATTTTAAATCCCTTGCGTCTACCAATTTCGCCATCCGGGCCTAACGCAAATTACCAATAAAAAAGCCGCTGAATTATACCGATTCAGCGGCTTATGCACATCAGTGATTTCAGAGCAGGTAGCTGCTATGCCGCAACACTCTCCTTCTCCTTCTTAATATCCCCATCAACCACCTCAAGTTTGGGCTTCTGGTCCGGCAGCAACTGCTCCCGTATCTGCTGTTCAATCTCCCGAGCTGTCTCAGGGTTGTCTTTGAGGTACTGTCTTACCTTGTCTTTGCCCTGGCCTATTCTTTCACTGCCGTAGCTGTACCAGGCCCCGGATTTCTGCATGATCCCCTGCTGCACTCCAAGATCGATGATCTCCCCCTCTCTGGAGATCCCCTCTCCATAGAGGATGTCGAAGGTGACCTGTTTGAAGGGGGGGGCCACCTTGTTTTTTACCACCTTCACTCTGGTGTCGTTGCCGAGTATTTCGTCGCCTTTTTTGATGGCTCCGATACGACGGATATCAAGACGGACCGAGGAGTAGAATTTTAGGGCGTTGCCGCCGGTGGTGGTCTCGGGGTTGCCAAACATGACCCCAATCTTCATCCTGATCTGGTTGATGAAGATGACGAGGGTGTTGGAGCGCTGGATGTTTGAGGTTAGTTTTCTCAGGGCCTGGGACATTAGTCTGGCCTGGAGCCCTACGTGGTGGTCTCCCATGTCCCCTTCGAGTTCTGCCTTGGGGGTGAGGGCTGCTACCGAGTCTATTACTATTATGTCTACCGCACCTGAGCGCACCAGCATG from Candidatus Thiopontia autotrophica harbors:
- a CDS encoding ankyrin repeat domain-containing protein translates to MLFNKGAVLALLLLAPLSLHAAHSVHDSVARNDIVQVQNMLKKGISINKVNRYDEQPLHLARTPEMMELLIKNGADVNIENHFGDSPLMQAVLKGDHELAELLIKHGANINHRNRFGDTPLQEAVNRDLIVMAKILIDSGADVNDQGKHGDTVLHTAVRRGNHAMARVLIQSGAEIDVKNDDDRVAMDLAVGRTMKKELVNYKLYR
- the recA gene encoding recombinase RecA, producing MEENKQKALDAALTQIERQFGKGSVMRMGDDNAQRDIDAVSTGSLGLDIALGIGGLPRGRVVEIYGPESSGKTTLTLHAVAEMQKLGGTAAFVDAEHALDPTYAAKLGINIDDLLISQPDTGEQALEITDMLVRSGAVDIIVIDSVAALTPKAELEGDMGDHHVGLQARLMSQALRKLTSNIQRSNTLVIFINQIRMKIGVMFGNPETTTGGNALKFYSSVRLDIRRIGAIKKGDEILGNDTRVKVVKNKVAPPFKQVTFDILYGEGISREGEIIDLGVQQGIMQKSGAWYSYGSERIGQGKDKVRQYLKDNPETAREIEQQIREQLLPDQKPKLEVVDGDIKKEKESVAA